DNA from Rhinoderma darwinii isolate aRhiDar2 chromosome 6, aRhiDar2.hap1, whole genome shotgun sequence:
ctgcggtgcagaattttccctccgcagcatgctcatgacgttgcggagaagaagcggaatttcactgcagcctttgcaatgcaaaaactgaaatctgtgatatctgcaacgtctgaattacctgtaaaatatgcaaatattggtgcagattcgttgcgtaattgccccaaatctgcaccaacatttgaagcagaaaaattccgccacgtgtgaacatgcccttacagctCCTTAATGCGGCACCAATAGACTTCTACGTGGCTCTACTGTATCTCCGTAAGGCTACAGTGTCTTGTGGAGGTAAACATGTGGCTTTGCCATTTGCATGAGGCCTAcggccacaattcacccgcaaatcttaaTTTCATtcgtttcaatgggcccatgcacacgaccatggtttccacggtctgtgcatggcccaggaacctggaccgcaaaaagaacggacatgtcatattacggccgtgttttgcggtccaggctcatacaaATCAATGCAtgcagccatgtgcacagcccgcaatttgcgggcggcccgtggGTGAAACTCCACTGCcgtctgacccgaaaatcacagcatcATAGCACGTGAAGCTTTTATTGTCCTAACAATTTGTAGATTAAATCATTTTGCTAAAATTTCCCGCTCATGTCATGTAGCAGAGGACTATAGGTTATTAATTGATTTATTACTTGTTCAAATAAATCCTAAGGCCCTATTCATACAGaactttttgcaggcagaaaaaaatctgtctcaaaattccttcattGGCGCCGAATGGTGCGGAATGGAGCTGATGGTTCCTTTGCCATGCCAGCACTGTCAATTATATTCACATCCTAAGAACGTGGATCCGATTGAGTTTACGGCCAACTGCAAACCCTCATGCGTGCGTCCCTGCATGGCAAAGATTCAGCTGTCTGCCCCAGCCCTATATCTAAATACCTTATCCAAAGCTTATTGGCACCACCTCTAATATTCAGCCCCCGGGACACATGACCTGCCTGCCACCCCTGACTACCCATATAGTGGCATAATAGAAGGATGGAACAATGGTTAAGTTTCTCTTGTTTTATGTcaatttcaaaagtttttttttttttttctatgaactGAATTAACTCAACTCCATTTGTTTTTAACCTCGTGTATCCTGACAGGGAGCAGTGCATTCAAATCTCCAGAAGACTTTAAGGTTTCTCTCCCACTTCGTACCAATTATTTGTATGGGAAGATTAAAAAGACGCTGCCTGAGCTGTTTGCTTTTACCATCTGCATGTGGCTGAAGTCCAGTGCATCGCCTGGTATTGGGACCCCATTCTCCTACGCTGTTCAGGGCCAAGCCAATGAGATTGTGCTGATTGAATGGGGGAATCATCCTATTGAACTGCTGATCAATGACAAGGTACGTCAGTATGAATAACTCATCATCAAGTTGTATGACCATAAAAACAAAGCGTTCTAGATTACAGGGATACAACAATACGGGATCCGTTAATCCTCCTACGCGTTACATAACGTttgttttcttaaccccttaatgaccagggccTTAATGAGCAGCTCAATGTTTTTAGGTTTTGCTTCCACATTTTAGCAGccataacgtttacattttttcattgacgtgtttgtatgaggctttgttttatTGGAAATATAGTTCTGCTTCGTCTCAGGGTGATATCATGAAAACAGTTGTATATCTAAAACTAGAAAGTACAGTATTTAGGGTTCAAGACCCTATGTGCATAAAATGAAAAAGCTTATAATATGTTTCCCTTACCATAGTAAATACAGGTAGGGGGCTTAGTTGTGCATGAgaattaaagggattctccattAATGGGCTTTTCCACCATAGATATTGATGGCGTATAgctaggatagtccatcaatgacTAATTGATTTGGATCTGAGGGCAAGGTCCCCCACAAACTATAGAATGAAGGGACCCAAACACTAGATAAAGCACTGCATTCTAGGAAATAATATGGCGCCTCACAGAAGCCCCCATATGGTGAAACGCATAGTGCCTACAGGTCTGTAATACAATCCTATAGGGACTCTGAGTGCTGCCTGACAGGATACATGCACATGGGTTTGCTGTGTCCATGATCAGTGTCGGACTGGTGGTCCTTGAGCCCACCAGAGAAAATGATTCTGAGGGTcctccctccatctatacagtatatgtacactccaattttATATTGTGTTGttatctttgttgttatcatcaCTCACATAGGAGATATCATCAATAAAGTATTAAGGGTAATTTGTAAAACAACCCAAAAGAAATCGATCCTAGTGGGAGGTGATTGACTTGAAAtgcggttgtcttctgctggattaTTGGGattcattattgtgtcagagctagGCCCCATGGGGGATGTCCTGGTaccctggtgggccagtccgaccctgtctATGAGCCCTTAGGGCAGATTTGCTGCGgagttctgctgcggacagtccacaatgGAAATCCACAGCAGACTTTTCTTTTCTTGGTTTGTATAGCTTTTTAGTTTACTTATTGTAGACATTGCAGAAAAACAAAGATGTGGAAAATAGCTTTTTGGTGTGCAGAGTTTATATTTTACACAGTGTGCtcattctgttgcggagaagcaaagGATTTTTACTGTGGGTTtcagcttttgcaatgcaaagtCTGAAACCtatggcaagtccactgtgaaaCCCGCCACGTCTGGATACACCCTCACATATGCGGATTTTGCAGCAAATTTGTTGCATTATTGCCGCACAcatgaacatgcccttagagtcCGGGGTGCCATCAAGTTGGTTTCAACTCCCTGGTgttaccccagtatattctgtctTCTGTCTGGATCTTCAGGCTAGTTCATGATTTCTGAGTACATCTTTAGTTCTCTTAGCTGCTTTTCACCAACACAAACTTTAAAGATATTATTACTTTTCCCGTCTTGCCCCATTTATTTTTCAGCTTTCACATCTATAAAGAGTCCCAAAAATTACCATAACGGAAAAATTTCTGATGTCTATTTTTTCAATGGCAACTAACAGGTTAATTTTGTATGCTCTAAAATGTGTAAAGAAATCTCTTGTTCTAAAGATTTGTTTGCACGGTACAAATAATGAACTGTATAATTTACATGCTACGTGGTGTTTTCTACGATGCCTATTAGTCCGGTAAACATATAGTCCCATGGTGTGTAGTAGTCATGTTGCTAGGAGACCCGTATACTATTCAGACAGTCGGGATTTTCACAGCTTATCAGAAATGCACACAGATCTCTGTATATTCATGCTTCTCAAATGTATTCCCAGTGCTCCCTGCATTTGTAAAACACGCAGTGCTTTAGAGAATCCCACGATCCAGTTACAAGTTCTAACGCTCCAATTCTCTGATGAAATAGGAAGTTGGTTAGTGGCGATTAAGTAGCTAAACGCTATGTGAACCTTTGTAACAATTTTTTATATTGTTccattgcatctaaaataaaaaatgaagccacTTTGCAAAACTTGTTCaaaaatatcctaccgttttgtgtatgcagctcctatacagacctatgtgtttccatgatTCCAACGCCCAAAGTCCATTCCATAGATATTCCTCTTGAGGAAGACAATCTGAACTCATGACGGGAATAAATCTATTAACACGAGACACTAATTTGTCGGCTTTCTGTGATTGGAAGACTGAGATATTAGTACCATGAGAGCTACATGTCTTATTGGTGGAGGTCCAACCACTGGCACCCCTAACTAGAATGGGAGTGTCCGCAGTCACTCTCCATTAAACTCTATGGGATTTCTAAATGTGAAAACCGACAGAACCTTAAAGTTGATGATTGTAAAGGGGTTATTTCTAAAGTTTTCTCTGGAACTAGGATTTACCATTTAAATACATTGAGTAGGTGCTTCGTTGAGTATTTGACTCTTGGTTGAGCAATTGACTTAAAAGGGTTGTgccctttggacaatccctacttgttagaagggtcctttgacaataagttgatcacacactgcttggacccccagcgatcagctctaAGCTGAAGAGAAAATTGGCAGCGAGTGTTACAtttccctacagtgccaccacaggtcagattaagtattacacagtgtctattcatatcaaagtgttgtctgtgtaatgcaggataggacaggtcctccagagctctatgtaaccgctctccactctggccaagagataaaGATCCTAATCTGTACCCttttagggtatatgaaaataggttttctaaactagacaaaccctttaagtgtATTTGGAAACACACTTCACATGTCACGACCCTAGCCATACATTACAGTATAGTCCTATGAAATTTTAGCTATGTACTATAGTTATATGTTTGAGTAGGAAAAGATGCTTATAAATGATTCATCATGCTTGAAAAAGTCAATCATATTACACTACATATTACCCTTACCCCATTTATTTGGGAAATTAAGTTACATCAACTGCATTAAAAAGTTACGTATTCCtcattttgtgttgttttttcccCCCACAGGTGGCCCAGCTTCCATTTTCTATTGGTGACGGAAAGTGGCACCATATTTGCATCACATGGACAACCAGGGATGGAATGTGGGAAGCATATCTTGATGGCGTCAAACTGGGCTCAGGGGAAAACCTGGCCCCCTGGCACCCAATTAAACCAAATGGAATTCTTATTCTTGGTCAGGAGCAGGTGAGAACCGAATGTAATTACTCCTCACACAACAGCTATCCATATAAAATATACCGTCCCTGAAAGGAACATCTGCACAATAGTCACACCACTTCCAATGCTTTCCCTACAGCACCCAAGGGACCAATGTCCTTTTGTTGTTCCATATAAATAACTGGTCTGAACATTATGTTGTTTTGAAAAGATCGGGTCGATAAAAACAATTCCAGGAGCAAGTTTTCTTTGCATATGTAATAGTTTTCCGTTTTCTATATTTGTTTTCAGTGGACATTTATTTTAATGCTGCTTTACATTATATTTTGACATAAAAGGGAACAGCTTGTAATCACATTGAATAGATAGACTGGCTACATTTACCATTTCAATAATGACTTGAATACTTGATTTGTAAGAATAAGATGTGATAAATGTTCTTTAGCCTGCACTTGAGGTTGAGGCTGtatactaaggctggattcacacatcgcgtatCTCTTGCAGAtttatgtttgatgttttttttttatccaaaaccAGAagcagtttaaaaaataataggacatttttaaaaaaataattatacttctccttccttctTGAtgtacttctggctttggttaaaaaaaaactgcatcaaaatctgcaacaaatatgcgatgtgtgaatccagccttaaaggggttgcctcactaagacaacccctttccatatctcCTATAAGGGcaaatggatgtcatagagggggtctAACAACTAGTGGCTCTTGCTTTGGCGTACCTGGCTCGTCCAAGCATTACATGGCCGTACATTTGAATGGCCAccttgtaatactacattttctatGCAGCGGGTGCTGGAGTGGAAATTTAAGCCTGGGTGCAACTTCCCCCAGCAGTACCAGATAATCGCTGACAGCAAACAGATGAGCGCCCGTCCGGTGTAATTTCAAAAAGTTGTTGCTTGGATCAGACAGCCACTTTAATTTTAAGGCTTTCATTTTGATTCCATTTTTTCTGCCTAAGGTTCCAGATATTCCTAGTACATCATGAATATCTACAGATAATTCATATATTAAAGAAAAGCAATGGTGGAGACTGGGATTACATTGTGAGAAATTTCCTAAAATGACCCTAAATTGGGAAATTAGATTATGATGATAACAACATTAAAGGGCTGGTcgggtttagaaaatccattttaaatacTCTATTAAaatattctgagttaatagagagggTCCCCCATTCAGGACCCTGATCTAGTAGCCAGAGCAGGTGCTACCAAATGGCTATAAATACTTTTTCTAGCTCTGTAGGTCCCAGCATGTCTGTGCATTAAAAGTACAGACCatggattttaatgggaaattgacaaattcacAAATTTGCAGCTAATTTTTGAGactccctgtgatcagcttatcctaAGGATGCACTTTTGCCAAAAAGGGGTTTGTTCAAAGTAGACAAAGCTAGCGCCAAGAACCGCAAATGTACGAGTTTGGTGCCAGGCgcaccgggtgtcagctgtatattacagctgacactctgctgcaaCGATCGGGAtcgatagtgaccgcggcatctaagtattTAAGTATTTAGGCAGAGtgcgggagctccctctgtcaccccatcgttgCCGAAATGGGGTGGAATGGCAGTCGGGGGGCCTAAACAAAGCTGCCATGTCTGCCATGTGTGTATGCCTAATATATTATGAGACTGGAAAGGTACACGAAGATCATACTATCCCCTTTCCATCACTTTatcagtacccacataatacaaaGATCTCTTCCAATACTCCTGGTGCCTACAAAATGTACACAAtgggatgtaaaatggaggaaagAAGCTCCCTGACCTTTTGACTGTATGGAGCCCAGATATACAAAACTTCAGCCATGTTGGGGGTTGGGGGAATCATGATACAGAATCCAAAAATATACAATAACGTCTAGAGAAGAATATTCCAACAACATTTTATAGTAGACTCATTGACATCTCTTTTTTCCTCTCTTAAGGACACTGTTGGTGGAAGATTTGATGCCACTCAAGCTTTTGTTGGGGAATTGAGCCAATTCAATATCTGGGACCGTGTCCTAAAGCCTGAAGATATCGTCAGTATAGCCAACTGTACCATCAACATGCCAGGAAACGTTATACCATGGGTTGATAACAATGTTGATGTATTTGGGGGTGCAACAAAATTACACCTGGAGCCATGTGAAGAACGTTTGATAGATTTATAGCCAAGACACAATTCCCTTAAGTGCCCTACTCTATGGAGACAATCTCTAATGAAGTTACTTATCCTACAATGCACTTATTTGCTCAGATGATTTTTTTAAACCCTTGACAAAACAGATAGTGGCACCTAATATGGAattcattttaaagaggctctgtcaccagattatcaaatccctatctcctattgcatgtgatcggcgctgcaatgtagataacagtgaagttttttttctttttgaaaaacgatcatttttggctaagttatgagcaattttatatttatgcaaatgagcctttctaatggacaactgggcgtgttttctcttatttccaactgggcttgtattgtgtttttagcaactgggcgtgtttacttctttcactgcacaatcacactgtgctgtggatcatgctgggctggaacaatgagaagtgcaggacactgattggtcactgattggtcagcgtcatacactcccctgtacaacacccagttggtaaaaagtaaaaacacgccctgttgtccattgagaaactcattagcataaatctaaactagctcataacttgctaaaaaatgatcgtttttcaaaataaaaaccactgctgtctacattacagcgccgatcagattatgtaggagacagggcatttataatctggtgacagagcctctttaaagatgccAACACTAGTGTCAGCTATTAGTGCATTAATCCAGAGCATAACGGCAGTCCTTCTATAGGGAGATCAGATTATACTTCTTCCTTATAGTAGCCATAAATCTTCCTATGAAATCATATATATGGTGTATGTAGCTTTCTCATTTCATATAATTGTAAACATAAATACAcacctttttcactttttttacttttttgatttTGCTGCCATGTTAGAAATGCAGTGTGAAATTTAGACAACATGTTATAGAGTAGGAGGAGCTGAGAAGATCGATATATCGTTTTGTGGGAAAATATTTAATATaactgctcattctgggcttaggactCAAGTGGGTGGAtttactcaatgattgacagttaTCTCTGTTAATCActgattaggaccgcccactagACTCCAAAGCCCAGGATGCGGTTTAGATCAATAAAATACAACACGTACTGAATATTTtctcacaaaactatatatcgatCAGCTCAGCTCATCCTACTCTATAGTATGATGCCCACAGATAGTTTTTTCAACGTGACAGATACCCTTTAAGGTTTTTCTTGATTTTTAAACTGAATTTTGGTTAATAGTACACAAGGCATTGTGTTATAACAGCTCATGATTGGGAATTGGGTGGGGAGAGGAGTAACAATTGGTTGGAGTTTGTGACTAAGCCCATTTTTATTTCTACCATGGCCCCCTTCCACAGTGTACATCCCTATCTATGTAGTATGGACCAGTATGGTATTTTGAATATGAGTATTGTGCATTATCAGTATGTAATGTGCTTTACAATTATATATTCAGTTTAGCACTGGCAACTGTTGGCCAAGACAGATTGCAAATGATACAGTCCGAATATTTCGTGATCAATCATACTAGTGATCTAGACATAACTAGTTGCAAAAGGTTGTAAAAAGGCTAGATCTGCAAAATGGCCATAGAGTTAAGGCTGTTTTACAGATCTACCCTTTTAAAATCCTTTGCATGTCTAAACTTGTATGATTGATCATCAGAAATATTTACACTGTAGTTAATGTATAGTTGCTATAAGAAATAGGTATGACATACACCAGTCTGTGCAATTGTTTCATTACTATAGAGACCACATACATTGTGGTGTCATATTGCTCTATTCTGGCCAGTCCGTCTCTGGATATATTCACTATAGCTTTGCTTtcacccctgtaaaaatggcctttattGACAATAGAATCAACCAGAACAAGACATTTTgataacatatatattatatatatatttattaaattttaattTGCTCCAAATTATGTAAATAAACTATTTGGAGATGAATGAAAAACAAATTTCTACTAATTTATACTGACTATTTTTGCCAGCGCTGCTACGAAATAATATGTATACAATATTATTAATGCACAAATGTAATGCATttttatgttattataatacaatatataaaatcAAAATCTAATGAAATATCCCAATTGTGTAAGATATCAATCAAATATTGGCTCTCATAAGTCCACATTACCTGATTGAAGCCAATAAGCCGATATCTAATTGGCTGTTTTTCCTGCTAATTAAATAATGTTAAAAGAGTTGCATGAAATTAAATTAAAAggtctgctgtttttttttttcagaaacagtgccactccttTCCATAGgctatatctggtattgcagttttgcTTCATTCAGGTGAATCAGTTGAGCtggaataccagacacaacccatggacagaagTGTAGTTTTTTTTGGACAtcaaaaacaaaaattatttttttttacagcatgtaATGTTGCCCTACTACAAACTATAATAACATGTCAATCAGACATGTCACAAAGGTCACAATGATAGAATCGAAGAGCAGGTACTCAGTCTAGTGTCGTACATAGAAGAGATGGGGCCCTTTATTAAAAAAGACCCCAATTATGGTTTTACCACCCAGGTAAGTTCTGTTGCTTGCTTGCACCATTTCCATCACCCTTGAGCCAATCCCTAACTCTTTTATATGCTAACAGTGGAGTTCCTTTTGGCATGGCTTCCTAGCTATGGGCACCATAGTAGCCATATGGTCTGGCTGTATGGTATGTACGACCTTGACTCATATCAATAGAAGGAACCTGTCCTGGATATGATTTTATTAGAGAGGTggctaatggtatgttcacacggcctattttcagccgtttttcgtgccgtaagCGCCCCGAAAAATGTCTAACAAtgcgggggctgaatgcctccaaacatctgcccaatggcaaaaacggcgttctgctccCAAGGGGCGTTTTTACACGGCTGATTTTTAAGACATTTTTGGAGACATTTttaattgactcaatagaaaaacagctttaaaaacagccgtaaagaacgcagcaaaaaattctagttgcttaaaaaacggctgaaaatcaggaactgttttcctttcaaaacagctccatattttcagccgttttatgttaagcgtctgaacatacccttaatgcgcACCTctctgttgaattcaatgggagttacagaaaccaaCCAAGTTTGCCCTATCATATGTTTCTGTAATCATGACTGATTTCCCTGGAGAGGTGTCCATACTTTCAATTCTCCATTCTAATTTTACCTGAAACCAATACTTTttgagagttagggtatgttcacacggcagcatcaggagaaaacagtaccgtaatttcagccgtaatggcatgtgcaggcgtctttcgctgcgtccagtacggacataattggagctgtttttccatggagtccatggaaaacggctccatttacgtctgaagaagtgacaggcacttctttgacgcggcgtcttttttacgcgccgccttttgacagcgacgcataaataaaatgaccgttggcacagcacatcgtaagacccattcaaatgactgggcagatgtttgccgacgcttttgtgccacattttcggacgtaattcggggctaaaacgcccgaattacgtccgtaaatagtgtgtgtgaacccagccttaggggttcCATCAATGTGACCCTTATGACATATCAGATGTCATTAAAATCTCTTataggaaacccctttaagccatttAAGCCGATATTGGCTTTTGCTAAACCTGGACTTTACCAATGGAAGATAATTCTTGATGGATGGCTATGGTTTATCACCAACTTTTGCACTATGATCATTAGTCTGTCTCCACGATACAGCCATATATCAAGAGCTAGTTCATAGTATGAAATTTGCAGTGTCTACCGACTCCTCTATACTTGCAGCAATAGCTTTAGAAtagtttccagaaaaaaaaataactttagcaAATAGAACTTTATTCTAATAAGTGtaaatcaaataataataatttaaaaaaaataacgcaGCTCCCATAATGTTTATTGCTTAGTATTCTGTCTTGGAGtcatactgacagatgaattaagCTGTGAATGGGAATGGGCAATAGGATTGCGATTAGTAGTTGTAATGTTTTTGCTTTGATTTAAGGAGCTGTTAATACATTACTCAAGTAGCAAAAAAATTCCTTAAATTCCACGCATCGTGACATAGTGGTAAATGATCATTTCATCTCATTATTCAACACAGTGTTTGTGTAACCGTCAATAGCTAGAGGGAAGGAGCAGACTCGCAGTATAGTTTATGGATCCATTAATATGGTAGAATAATGGCATTGAAGAACAGTTCACAGCTTATTTGGCTCAGTGAATTATTAAAAGGCTAGACCTAACCTCAAGCCAATCCTGTAGACATTCCTTCGAAGAGTGCAACCTGTATGCAACACCAAAAGCTTGCCATGTGGATTCCCCCTTAAAATCAGTAGGTTGACCCTGACTGACCATAAAGTATCATCCATTTACTTTCCCTTCTAGTCGAAAAGTTAAAAGCCCTAGGATGTGATCATATTAGGGTGTGACCATTAGTCCATAAAATATATGAAATTGTCTTTTCCATAGTAAATCATTGTAATTAAATCTGCTCTGCCTGTTAAAGGGTTTTTACCATAATCCATATTTAATACCTGCCTTCGGTAGCaagatagaaatgaatggagcggcggccGAGCAGGCGCAGTACCGCTCCGTTCAAATGGGGCTCGCAGGGGCCTGTtcccgtgatcggtgggggtcccagcggttggaaccctactgatcagatatttatcacctatccagaggataggtgaAAAATCTTAATAATGGTAAAACCCATTTAAGGTACAATTTACTTATCATGCTTGTGTGATTTTAGACTGTGGGATGTTTATAATGATTGCCTTTGTCTAAGGGTCTGTCCACTAGTACACATCACCTTTTTAAACTAGTTCTATAACTAATATCATATTAACTTTAAAAAGTTTGTCCAGTTTAGCAAATATTAGGCCATTCTGATTTAATGGAGGGAGCCCCTCATAGGGGACCTCTTTCAATTAGCTGTAGCAGGGAATGGCTGAAAATGTGTCTCTCTTTGGAGTACCTTGCATGTTCATGGATTACACACAGTCCATTGATtttgaatgggcaccatgtaatacctAATTTctactgtggtggcgctgcaggaaaataaaACACTTGCAGTTGAGTGCTCAcacagattgcagctgatcacTG
Protein-coding regions in this window:
- the NPTX2 gene encoding neuronal pentraxin-2 produces the protein MIVLLSGIIYFLAFAAGNTIKNQENTGERFVCTALPPDATPGCHMPGFIGSPEEELRSTVIELRETILQQKESIGNQKETIRELTAKLNRCESVSEDGKHGSWKKLSGKSGGKDTMGDLPRDPSQIIDQLSRTMQTLKDRLENLEHQLRSNVSYSALPSDLREMLQRRLVDLERQLLNKVAELEDEKSLLHNESAAHRHKTESTLSALLERVNELEKGSSAFKSPEDFKVSLPLRTNYLYGKIKKTLPELFAFTICMWLKSSASPGIGTPFSYAVQGQANEIVLIEWGNHPIELLINDKVAQLPFSIGDGKWHHICITWTTRDGMWEAYLDGVKLGSGENLAPWHPIKPNGILILGQEQDTVGGRFDATQAFVGELSQFNIWDRVLKPEDIVSIANCTINMPGNVIPWVDNNVDVFGGATKLHLEPCEERLIDL